CCAGGTCGATGCCGTGCATGCCTCGGTGATCTCGGGCGTGCTGCCGCTGGCCACCGCGGTGATCGCGGCCCTGGCGTTGCGCCAGCGTCCCAGCCTGGGTTTCTGGGCCTGCGCGGTGGCCGGGCTGGCCCTGGTGCTGGGCTTTGCCTGGTGGCGCGGCGCGGCCGGCTTGCAGACGGCCGACCTGCTGCTGCTGGGCGCGGTGCTGAGCGCCGCGGCCGGCTATGTCAGCGGCGCCCAGCTGAGTGCGGCCATCAAGCCCGAGCAGGTGATCAGCTGGGTGCTGGTGCTGAGCCTGCCGCTGACGCTGCCCGCGGCCTGGCTGTTCTGGCCCGCGCAGCCGATCCGCGCGGCGGCCTGGGGCGGCTTTCTGTACGTGGCGCTGTTTTCGATGTGGCTGGGCTTCTTTGCCTGGTACCGGGCGCTGGCCCTGGGTGGCGCGGTGCGCGTCAGCCAGGTGCAGGTGCTGCAACCCTTTCTGTCCATGCTGCTGGCCGTGCCGATCCTGGGCGAGGCGCTGGATGGCGTGACCCTGCTGTTTGCGCTGGCGGTGATTGCCGTGGTCTGGCTGGGCAAGCGCATGCCCGTGCACGCGCTCGCACAGGAGGCGCGATGAGGCTGCTGGGTGTGCTGGGCGGCATGAGCTGGGAATCCAGCGCGCATCTGTACGCGCTGCTGAACCGCGGCGTGGCCACGCGCCTGGGCGGGCTGCACAGCGCCCCGGTGCTGATGCACAGCGTGGATTTCGCCGACATCGAGGCGCGCCAGCGCGCCGGCGACTGGGTCGGTGCCGCTGCCCTGCTGGGCGCGGCCGGGGCGGGCCTGAAGGCGGCCGGCGCTGAAGGCCTGCTGCTGGCCACCAACACCATGCATCGCGTGGCCGACGCGATCGAGGCCGCGGCCGGCCTGCCGCTGCTGCATATCGTCGATGCCACCGCGCTGGCGCTGCGCGCGCAGGGCATCCGGCGCGCCGGGCTGCTGGCCACGCGCTACACCATGGAGCCGGGCTCCTTCTATCACCTGCGCATGCAGCGCCACGGCATCGAGCTGCTGACGCCCGCGGCGGCGCAGGCGGACGAGGTGAACCGCATCATCTATGAGCAGCTGTGCCGCGGCCAGATCCTGCCGGCCTCGCGCCAGCTCTACCTGGAGGCCGTGCGGGCGCTGGCCGGGCGCGGTGCGCAGGCGGTGATCCTGGGCTGCACCGAGATCGGCCTGCTGCTGGACGCCAGCGCGCAGCCGCTCAGCCCGCTGCCATTTTTCGACAGCACCGCACTGCAGGCGCAGGCGGCGGTGGATTGGATCTGTACCCCCGGTGGTACAACGACGGATTGATTTGCAGGAGACACAAGCAATGAGCACCATCTGGACCCAGGCGCGCCGCGCCGCGCGCATGAACCCGTCCATCATTCGCGAGATTCTCAAGGTCACCGAGAAGCCCGGCATCCTCTCGATGGCCGGCGGCCTGCCCTCGGCCGACACCTTCCCGGTGGAGGCGCTGAAGGCCGCTTGCGACAAGGTGCTGAGCGAGAACGCCAAGGAGGCCTTGCAGTACGCCGCCAGCGAGGGCTTTGCGCCGCTGCGCGAATGGGTGGCCAAGCGCGTGGCCTCGCTGGGCATGCAGGTCGACCCGGACCAGGTGCTGATCACCAGCGGCTCACAGCAGGGCCTGGACCTGGTGGGCAAGATCCTGTGCGACGCCGGCGCGCCGGTGGCGGTGGAAACGCCCACCTATCTGGGCGCGCTGCAGGCCTTCACGCCCTACGAGCCGATCTTCACCAGCCTGGCCAGCGACGAGCAGGGCCCCCTGCCCGAGGCCTTTGCCAAGCTGCCGCATGACGCGCCGGGCACGCGCTTCGCCTATCTGCTGCCGAACTACCAGAACCCCACCGGCCGCGTCATGAGCCTGGAGCGCCGCCAGGCCGTGATGGCCGCGGCCAAGGCGGCCGGCGTGCCCATCGTGGAAGACAACCCCTATGGCGACCTCTGGTTCGACGAGCCGCCGCTGCCCTCGCTCTCCTCGATGTGGCCCGAGGGTTCCATCTACCTGGGCTCCTTCTCCAAGGTGCTGACGCCGGGCTTCCGGCTCGGTTACATCATCGCCCCCAAGGAGCTCTACCCGAAGCTGCTGCAGGCCAAGCAGGCGGCCGATCTGCACACGCCGGGCTTCAACCAGCGCGTGGTCTATGAGGTCATCAAGAACGGCTTCCTGGACGAGCATGTGCCCAAGATCCGTGCCCGCTACAAGGCGAATCGCGATGCCATGGCCACGGCGCTGAAACAGCATCTGCCGGCGGGCTGCGAATGGCAGAGTCCCAAGGGCGGCATGTTCTTCTGGATCCGCCTGCCGGCCGGCCTCGACGCCATGGCCCTGCTGCCGCAGGCGGTGGAGGCGAACATCGCCTATGTG
This portion of the Paucibacter sediminis genome encodes:
- a CDS encoding DMT family transporter — its product is MPSQPQALPSTASSAPADLRRGLALGALGVFIFALSIPMTRLASGSAEAPQLPPEFVALGRAALAGLLSIAYLRWTGAPRPQGRQWALLAFTALGVVFGWPLLLGYAVRQVDAVHASVISGVLPLATAVIAALALRQRPSLGFWACAVAGLALVLGFAWWRGAAGLQTADLLLLGAVLSAAAGYVSGAQLSAAIKPEQVISWVLVLSLPLTLPAAWLFWPAQPIRAAAWGGFLYVALFSMWLGFFAWYRALALGGAVRVSQVQVLQPFLSMLLAVPILGEALDGVTLLFALAVIAVVWLGKRMPVHALAQEAR
- a CDS encoding aspartate/glutamate racemase family protein gives rise to the protein MRLLGVLGGMSWESSAHLYALLNRGVATRLGGLHSAPVLMHSVDFADIEARQRAGDWVGAAALLGAAGAGLKAAGAEGLLLATNTMHRVADAIEAAAGLPLLHIVDATALALRAQGIRRAGLLATRYTMEPGSFYHLRMQRHGIELLTPAAAQADEVNRIIYEQLCRGQILPASRQLYLEAVRALAGRGAQAVILGCTEIGLLLDASAQPLSPLPFFDSTALQAQAAVDWICTPGGTTTD
- a CDS encoding PLP-dependent aminotransferase family protein is translated as MSTIWTQARRAARMNPSIIREILKVTEKPGILSMAGGLPSADTFPVEALKAACDKVLSENAKEALQYAASEGFAPLREWVAKRVASLGMQVDPDQVLITSGSQQGLDLVGKILCDAGAPVAVETPTYLGALQAFTPYEPIFTSLASDEQGPLPEAFAKLPHDAPGTRFAYLLPNYQNPTGRVMSLERRQAVMAAAKAAGVPIVEDNPYGDLWFDEPPLPSLSSMWPEGSIYLGSFSKVLTPGFRLGYIIAPKELYPKLLQAKQAADLHTPGFNQRVVYEVIKNGFLDEHVPKIRARYKANRDAMATALKQHLPAGCEWQSPKGGMFFWIRLPAGLDAMALLPQAVEANIAYVPGAAFYASAPDPRALRLSFVTLTPELIAEGVEILGRVLREALETQVEPTP